A window of the Planococcus citri chromosome 4, ihPlaCitr1.1, whole genome shotgun sequence genome harbors these coding sequences:
- the LOC135844004 gene encoding uncharacterized protein LOC135844004, with protein MISLLLLLSTCSLVYGSPFLPDDENGWWSTLTSNFSLWRSDEGESPSESSKDNDEEINSSVKLAELFPTLKEQLESSDEKEREEAREFIKGMDTQIKEKKRYANIFWKGVKTIIDMGRLESNERRSNEKEVGILCRIISIIINFFKRMLGMKTDDDDDNHKFKKSRSTDSKKEGNDHSDQHSTSQHSTLSDRKAGLKDDLDHFTENTEEFIEGDEPSNTGSHTKANNKPQHFDPKAGTKGKLDVIDPHKPVVEFLHDEEKKPDDAANSKKD; from the exons ATGATTTCGCTTTTACTTCTTTTATCAACTTGCTCATTAGTTTATGGATCTCCTTTTTTACCAGATGATGAAAATGGATGGTGGAGCACTTTAACAAGTAATTTTTCTTTGTGGCGTTCAGATGAAGGAGAAAGTCCCTCTGAGAGTTCTAAAGAT AACGATGAAGAAATTAACAGCAGTGTTAAATTAGCGGAACTCTTTCCAACTTTAAAAGAACAG CTCGAATCGTCTGATGAAAAAGAACGAGAAGAAGCCAGAGAGTTTATTAAG GGAATGGATACtcaaataaaagaaaagaaaaggtaCGCTAAT ATATTTTGGAAAGGTGTAAAGACGATCATTGACATGGGTCGATTGGAAAGCAACGAAAGAAGAAGTAAT gagaAAGAAGTCGGCATACTCTGTCGAATAATAAGCATTATAATAAATTTT ttcaaaCGGATGCTCGGAATGAAAactgacgatgatgatgacaaccacaaatttaaaaaaagtagatcAACCGAT AGTAAAAAAGAAGGCAACGACCATTCGGATCAACATTCGACATCGCAGCACTCCACTCTTTCTGATCGTAAGGCTGGCCTGAAAGATGATTTGGACCATTTCACCGAAAATACAGAAGAATTCATCGAGGGAGATGAACCA AGTAACACAGGGTCTCATACTAAAGCTAATAACAAACCTCAACACTTTGATCCTAAAGCTGGCACGAAAGGGAAACTGGATGTCATTGATCCCCATAAACCTGTGGTAGAGTTTTTACACGATGAG gaaaagaAACCCGATGACGCAGCTAATTCTAAAAAAGATTAA